The genomic window TCAGGTGGTGGCTTAGAAAGCCCATAAGTGGATATATCTATAGACTATCAATAgatttaacaatttaattaattaataattataaataaattattaatatatataacaaCCCAATTTTAAAATTAGCTATGAAAATTCTAAGGCTTAGGAAAGCACTAACGATCCCGACAATTAATATGCATGTGAAGAATTAAAATTTAGTTTTTGGCCTTGGTTATCGAAACGGATCCAAACTTATCATGCGACTTTTGGACTAATGGTGTGATCTCCTTCCAGCTCGGTCAAAGGCATTATTTTCTGAAATAAACATGCATCAATAATAGTATAACAGAATAGTCAGGCATGCTACGGTAAtcgtaattttttttcgaattcgATTTGGGCCATATCTTACGATTTCGCTGTTAGGTGCTCTGGCTTTCGCAAAATGttttctatcgttttgctACCGGAACGTTTCTCCTCGTTTCTGGCTGCTGAAACACctgttttatattatttgtcaAAATCACACAACGGGAAAAATTgccttttatattttcaatagcTTGTTTTAAAGGCAGGACAAGGCAGAAATTGGAGGGCTTGGGAAAATCTAGAGCTGCCACCTTTATCACAGTTTTAATTCCGATGCTcgcttttactttttttcaacccttttgccatttaagtaattaaattaaatagtATTATTTACAAACACTATTTTTAGCCTTccacttaattaattaataaagtcttttatattttataagtatttttaCCTGCCTGTTTCGTTTCACCAGCAGTATGGCAACCTTCGCGATAGCTTTTGGCGACGTACTTCACGACCCCTTGCAAAATcgaaaattgttgttgccggcggcaaaattttgtttgtcaaatctTAGGTGGGGTcagaaatacattttttataaaataactaattgGTAAAATGGTTTTCTGGTGATGAGAAATGAACATCAATAGTCCACTgagtaaactatttttttcccttagtaaataagatctgatttgatataaaaaaaaggcatatacttttcatttcggtCAAACAAAAGTGTCCAttttacaaatcgaaaaatttctacgatttcgaaaaccggagcaccaatttttcgatttcaaatcgaaatcgtaaaaattttacgaattcgattaccggagcatgccgGAGTTTCGACCTTTTGCACAAAATGTACTGCATgggaaaaacttttccatATCTGAACCACCATCGCATGTTATTTTAACCAAAGGCTTCGCTCATTCTTTTaatggcttttgcttttaaataaCTTTAGCCATTTAATTCGGAAAAATCATTGAAACCAGCTTCTGCGGTAGATAACACTATTATGCTGATGTATGCATGTGGGGAAAAAATAACCCGCACATGGGAGTCTCCCATTTTTTTAAAGGACAATTACCCCACCGATCAAATCGAGAAAATATCCATTAACATGCTGCTTGTGATAATTCAGCGAGAAACTTTACCGATAAAGGTTTTACATAGCGTCTTTTCACGAAGAGTTTATCATATTTTAATCAAAGTAATACTTAAAGAGTATCGGCTCGCAGAAGCTAGCTTTCCTTATTAAATTTCTTAAACTTAAACGGTTGCGTTGGTTAGCGCTCGAAAAAGAGTATTTTCTTCTTTAATTTTGTATACTCCATCCACGTCGCACTAGCTAGGAACCGAGAATCTGATAGTCAAGAAACTTACTACATATATCATTCATTATTGCTTTAGTTCTGTTTCATGAATATCTGTATTAGAAATAGAATGTCttgcagttttattttttttatatatagatCTAAATTTCAAATGTGCATTTTACTTGCtaaaaaagcttttaaatattttccgaagaaagcttttaaatattttccgaaGAAAGCTTTTActcattaaaatataaactcaATTTTTAACATTGTATCTACATGCACACAATCTGACAACTCTATGAATCTTGTCGAGTATACATAAAAACAGACGGACCTCAACTTCCGAACGTTAATAGCTAATGATAAAACAATTAGAAAGGTCTGATTTTAGAAACCTTTAGTTTAACCATAAGTAGAATTGgttaatatacatattatcAATTTGTGAAACCATCATCGATGACATACTTGGTTGCAAActcttatatattttgtggATCATTTAAAAATACGTATAAggttatatgtacatataactGCACAAAACGATGCCGAAGACTCGTTGAGTGTGTATTGATGTATACACTAAAAAGCATGAACTTATAGAAAAgcttttaaattatataaatatccTAGGTAGATTTCTGGCATAGgtatcataaataaaaattcgatttttccAAAAAGTTGATATTCACTAGGAGCTACTTGTTCTtctaaataatacaaatttaaataaaaaaaaggtagaagtttagttttttaaaCAATCGCGGAGAGTTTTTTTCGGATAGGTTTTTAAGATATTTAatctaaacaaataaaataattttctattAGTTTTTAATGTGTTGTATTCACCCATAGTTCACGTGAAAACATTTCAATGACAtaaagcaaaagttttaagTGAAAGAATTCTAAGAAGGATTCTAAGAATCCAAGTGATGTCATAAGAATATGGTTTGTTTTATCTGTGTTTCTGCTAAATTACTGGTTCTTCAAGAGTGGTAGACAAAATTTTGTTATATCGACATACAATTTATTTCAGGATATTCAAAAAACCTTCTGCAGACAGACAAACCAAACgttcaaaaatttcattttataaaattGGTACAAATCGTGTTTTACATCGGAGCAACAGATTTTATCGTACTTTTAATAtgagttttttatttttagccctTACCAGCCCAAATTGCTTAAGTCTATACTTTTAAACGTCCAACGTTTTTTCTCGGTTTCCATGTATTATTATAAGTTATTATATGCAATGCCTGTAGATTTTGCACTACCTTTAGTTTGATGTATACTCagatacacattttttttaatagagtatttataaatatttacaaattacaaattctATTTCACTATAAACCTATTTTTATAGGCTACCCTAGGAGTGTTATTTCATACCTACCGTGGCagtcaaataaaataatttaaattactaTTTTATTTCAGAAGAGCTAACCTATTTAAGGCagccattttaattttacaagGAAGCCGATTAAAGTAACATGGACACTCAGAATCCAAACAGTTCAATAAAATCTTCCGGAAATGGATTacccgcaaaaaaaaacaaatcaaaaaggtcaaaaacaaacgaacaaaatataaatatggtAAGATTTGTGAAAGACATGTGAAAGTAGTACAGCCCGCCGACGTTAGTgaaaattatttcattttttcttaatattattatatatttcgctaattttaaacaatatgACAATAACTTTTACGCTCGCAAACTACAAAACCCGCCTCCATTAtcgtaatatttttaatagaatATGATTGAAAGGCGTGCCATGGTCAGTGACCACAGGAAATAGTGAGCAATAAAGAAACTCCGCTAAGGGCGCTAGTGCAAAAATAGGAGTATTGCCAGCTTCATCTCACTCGCGCTCCCTTTACTCGAGTATATTGTATCTTGGGTATATTGTAAAGTAGACATTTCACTcattgtaaaaataaatattatgtgTATCATACAAATATCTCGTTACTATGCATAAAtccttatttatatttatattgtattaattacaatttttatattttctagaaaaaaagtttttcaaaattcgATGATCTACAAAAACGTAATGTTATTCATGTACGTTCACGAGATTCTAAAAAAGCTCAATCACTTTTTCGAGTAAGCTAAGTATCATGAAGATAACGCATTACATTTACAAAATAACGAAAGGTCGTAAATTTTTGATAtattctatttttataaatttctgctttaaaatttaattcattttacCAGTCTACAATTACTGAGAAGCTGGAAAACTGTCACCAATGCAAGAAACCCGTATACAAAATGGAAGAGGTCATTCTTAGGTTGAAGACAGAAACGACTATTTTTCATAAGACGTGCTTACGTTGCAACGACTGCGGCAAACACCTTAAGTGAGTAccgaaaataatttgtattaataaatattaagcaCACATTGTTGTGccaataataaacaaatacagTCTTAACTTAGTAACAATAGGTAGTTATTCCTGATGAGTTACCGATCGTAGCTCGCTGAAATATGTATACTTATGCGACCCTTTAcagtatttatatttttaaaatcgATATATGTAGTTCCTATGTCCATATAAATGCCGAGATTATTTTATCGGTCTTATGGGTTCCGGATCGAAAATTCTGAtctacatataaatataaagcaaTAGGTACAAAACTAAGAGATTAGTTTAAGCAAATATTGAAGAACGACGACCACATGCCATCGCACATCGCATATTTTAAACCAAAATGACTGTGAAATAAGCACTCTACAATCATTTTTGGCACGCTGAGAAAGAATACTTTTTTTCAAGTTAATATGATTTGCAAGTTTTATAATAATGATTTtcaaattaacattttttattgtaataaCCCTTAGATTTGATAGCTATAATGTTCATGATGGAAGTCTATATTGCTCTATGCACTTTAAATTAATCTTCGCACCGAAAGTAGTTTGCGAAGAATTTACTCCACGAAAACCACAACTCATAATTAGCGAGAATCAACCAATTATATTACCGCCGGATGTTGCTAGAGGTAAGATTAATTCTTGAACAAATAAAGTTTTTCGTAAATACTGgctattttttatacccgctCCTCGTActgtaaaagggtatactagattcgttgaaaagtatgtaacaggcagaaggaagcgtttccggccatataaagtatatatgttcttgatcaggatcaatttttccgtccgtatgaacgagatctcaggaaaGCTAGAGATCAGGCATGCAGAGTCCACAAATATatacgcagcgcaagtttaaACCATattgccatgcccacaatccgcccaaaactgccacgcccacatttttggaaaatgttttgatttttttccggtcttgtaaatttccgACCATTTTGTCAAAGTAGGtctttaaatttctatcggtatgccaaacatttttggccacGTCTCTTCAAACGCCCATAACCTAGCACACACTTTTCACattgtttaacattttattattttttagacactttcttttaatatataaaaaaaatgttaaactTTCTCGTTTACACTCCCACTAGTATCAGGTCTCTGATAGCCGAGGAACTCGACTTATCGTTCTGTCTTGTTTTGACATTAGCTTTCTTGGCAATTTTTGTCGATCTTCCAAAAGCCcacaagctgagtaacgggtaccTGATGGTCCAGGAACTTGACTATAGAGTTTTCTCTTGTGTTTTCTGTTAGTGTCACAATATCTGCGAATATGAACTTTAATATACTGGGGGTGTTTTAcgtttaatgtttttatatttcttaaaaaaaataccatttactcgtagagtaaaagggtatactagattcgttgaaaagtatgtaacaggcagaaggaagcgtttccgaccatataaagtatatatattcttgatcaggatcaatagccgagtcgatccggccatgtccgtctgtccgtccgtctgtgcatccgtctgtccgtccgtatgaacgtcgggatctcaggaactacaaaaactagaaagttgagataaggcatacagactccagagacatagaagcagcgcaagtttgtcgattcatgtttccacgcccactctaacgcccacaacccgCACAAAACTGGcaccacacttttgaaaaatgttttgatattttttcatttttgtattggtcttgtaaatttttatcgatttgcggaaaaactttttgccacgcccactctaacgcccacaaaccgcccaaagctgccacgcttacacttttgaaaaatgttttgatatttttttaattttgtattagtcttgtaaatttctctcaatttgccaaaaaactttttgccacgcccactctaacgcccacaaaccgccaaaaactattAATGTTGAAGagtctccttcgcacttccactagctgagtaacgggtatcagatagtcggggaactcgactatagcgttccctCTGGTTTCTTTTGGTGAATTTgcagaaataataaataaacaagcagaatgaaaatataatcaaatatAACTATTACCTATTTTAGCATCCGATAAACCGAGTCTTGGTCTTGACGAGCTTCAACAACTAAATGTGCGCtcaaaatttaaagttttcgaAAATGGCTTTAAGGAACATAATAATTTAGTAGAACATCAAGATACTGCTATTTCGCATAGCAAGTCAATACAGTCTACGCTAACTAAGCTTCATAAGTTAGGGATACCTTATTCAGAAGTACAAAAATTAGATGATAATAACAACAGTGACAATAATAACGGAACAACTGATGACGAAAGCGACGTGAATCTTATGTGCTCAAAAAAGGACTTGAAAAGAGAAACCCCCGTAGGCTTGGGGGAAGCAATGAATGATATAAGATCTAAGTTTGAGCAAGGCGACTTAATGGAAAAGGAAGGGCGCCGCGAggaaagaaaacaagaaatacaaaatatacgCTCTAGATTGTTTTTGGGTAAacaagcaaaaataaaagaaatgtatAAATTAGCTGTTGCTGAATCAGAACTGGCCGTTACATCTGTGGGTAAAACCCCAGATATTCTTGTCATTAAGCCCACTCAAGAAATAAAGAACCGATTTGAAAATGGTGAAGTTTTTAAAGATAAAATTCCATCGAGCGAAGTAAGGTTTGGTATTCATGCGGATGCGGACGTATTCGAGTCTGGTAAGGGTATAAAACATCAAGCTTCGTAAAACAGCACAGTTAATTGACAGACAGGAGTAAGCAAATGCACATTTcgtgtttttgatttttattttgaatctTGTGTGCTTTTTTACGAAGCCGAAGTATATCTTAAAATTAATAATGGCTTTGCCTAACATACGTAtgccttttttttatacatttaggAATAAGCAAAGCATCAAGAAATATCTTTATGGAACTAGATGCAAATATAATTTCGGGTTTAAGCACTGATGTGCAATATACCTTTCCCGATAAGAAATATCGAGCAAATATTACGAAAGGGCAGGAGGTGAGTCCATAATTAAAATAGTAaaatcgtttatttttttatttacctaAAAAAATACAGAATACCGATGTTGACGTTATTAAATCCGACTCAAAGCCAGAAGAAGTTAAGGTCGCCACTGAAGAGTTGTCccaaaaattcaaattcttCGAAACATATTCTCCAgctgaaaataagaaaaaaatatttcgcatGACACCGCCACGTGAGGGCGTTGTAAAGTTGCCAACTCCTGATTCAGATCCGAATCGTACAATTAACACAAATTTATACAATGATAACGTTTTGcagacaacaaaaacaatgtcCATTATTTTGAATAAGTTTCGCGAGATGGAAGAACAAAAAATGAGTGATGAACACAAGGAAAACACACCAAAGCCATTGAAGTGTTTTACTCCCCCGCCTGAGATTTCACACCATTTTATTACATCAGATACTGAGGATGAAGACGAAAGTGACTATGAAAAGAATAGTGAAAGCGACGAAAAGGGGCCTGAAATTGGTCCTTCTTACTCTTGTAACAACGATAATGCGCTTCACGAGGTAAGATTTTCTAAAACTTCAATTAATAAAGTGCTTAAAGTCGAGGTACTTGACACTCAATTTGTCCCCATTTGAAAATGCAACATCAGCTGATACCTTATATACTGTAATACAATACCTCTTCTTATTAATCTTATTCACACTGGCGATAACGAACAATTTTTAACTGAATTTCAAACgtataaagtatttattacTGATATTCAACAGTCCCAAGTCAGTCAATATAAGTCAGACCGAGCCGGACAGACAATTACagagttcctcgactatcagatactcGTTAATCTGCTAGTGCGAAGAGAGAAATGGATATAAACTTTGGCTTGCCGAGGCTAGCTTTCTTTCTTGTTTAATGGTGATGAGTACTTGCTACCTAAAATAGAACATGTCTAAGAGACGACGCAAAAAGAGCGtttaaaaagttgtaaaaaagGATCACTAGTCACGTCAATCTAGTTACGTTCTTTTGagatacccgttactgagCCGTTActcattaaacattttaaaaagttgtaaaaaagGATCACTAGTCACGTCAATCTAGTTACGTTCTTTTGagatacccgttactgagCCGTTActcattaaacattttaaaagtgtgagcgtggcagtATCGGGTGGTTTGTGGACGTGTCCAAAATTGTTTGGCATATCACACCCTACActactctggatgtacccaatAGATACCagataagtcacccactggtagactaaacatccaaagcaactccaaagctttctctcttcatttgatcagaaccctaaagtcaaaagtccatattagaaaagctcgaaaccgaggcttgaacgtcaatcaaatcggagtaattatcagagttcagtttgaggcctaattataatcggtcggtgttcttctcaaataaaacaagagagaacgctatagtcgatttccccgactatctaatacccgttactcagctagtggaagtgcgaaggagtctTCAACGCTGACaggttttggcggtttgtgggcgtaagagtgggcgtggcaaaaagttttttggcaaatcgatagaaatttacaagaccaatacaaaaatgaagaaaaatcaaaacatttttcaaaagtgtgggcgtcggag from Drosophila santomea strain STO CAGO 1482 chromosome 4, Prin_Dsan_1.1, whole genome shotgun sequence includes these protein-coding regions:
- the LOC120454837 gene encoding uncharacterized protein LOC120454837 isoform X1 is translated as MDTQNPNSSIKSSGNGLPAKKNKSKRSKTNEQNINMKKSFSKFDDLQKRNVIHVRSRDSKKAQSLFRSTITEKLENCHQCKKPVYKMEEVILRLKTETTIFHKTCLRCNDCGKHLKFDSYNVHDGSLYCSMHFKLIFAPKVVCEEFTPRKPQLIISENQPIILPPDVARASDKPSLGLDELQQLNVRSKFKVFENGFKEHNNLVEHQDTAISHSKSIQSTLTKLHKLGIPYSEVQKLDDNNNSDNNNGTTDDESDVNLMCSKKDLKRETPVGLGEAMNDIRSKFEQGDLMEKEGRREERKQEIQNIRSRLFLGKQAKIKEMYKLAVAESELAVTSVGKTPDILVIKPTQEIKNRFENGEVFKDKIPSSEVRFGIHADADVFESGISKASRNIFMELDANIISGLSTDVQYTFPDKKYRANITKGQENTDVDVIKSDSKPEEVKVATEELSQKFKFFETYSPAENKKKIFRMTPPREGVVKLPTPDSDPNRTINTNLYNDNVLQTTKTMSIILNKFREMEEQKMSDEHKENTPKPLKCFTPPPEISHHFITSDTEDEDESDYEKNSESDEKGPEIGPSYSCNNDNALHEAQNFARAKQLRAKFEKWQDNEIEREIKEGRADIYSQLISNESIESAKTIRERFENMKNSNTKQENTSKTQIKRFV
- the LOC120454837 gene encoding uncharacterized protein LOC120454837 isoform X2, translated to MDTQNPNSSIKSSGNGLPAKKNKSKRSKTNEQNINMKKSFSKFDDLQKRNVIHSTITEKLENCHQCKKPVYKMEEVILRLKTETTIFHKTCLRCNDCGKHLKFDSYNVHDGSLYCSMHFKLIFAPKVVCEEFTPRKPQLIISENQPIILPPDVARASDKPSLGLDELQQLNVRSKFKVFENGFKEHNNLVEHQDTAISHSKSIQSTLTKLHKLGIPYSEVQKLDDNNNSDNNNGTTDDESDVNLMCSKKDLKRETPVGLGEAMNDIRSKFEQGDLMEKEGRREERKQEIQNIRSRLFLGKQAKIKEMYKLAVAESELAVTSVGKTPDILVIKPTQEIKNRFENGEVFKDKIPSSEVRFGIHADADVFESGISKASRNIFMELDANIISGLSTDVQYTFPDKKYRANITKGQENTDVDVIKSDSKPEEVKVATEELSQKFKFFETYSPAENKKKIFRMTPPREGVVKLPTPDSDPNRTINTNLYNDNVLQTTKTMSIILNKFREMEEQKMSDEHKENTPKPLKCFTPPPEISHHFITSDTEDEDESDYEKNSESDEKGPEIGPSYSCNNDNALHEAQNFARAKQLRAKFEKWQDNEIEREIKEGRADIYSQLISNESIESAKTIRERFENMKNSNTKQENTSKTQIKRFV
- the LOC120454837 gene encoding uncharacterized protein LOC120454837 isoform X3, with protein sequence MDTQNPNSSIKSSGNGLPAKKNKSKRSKTNEQNINMKKSFSKFDDLQKRNVIHVRSRDSKKAQSLFRSTITEKLENCHQCKKPVYKMEEVILRLKTETTIFHKTCLRCNDCGKHLKFDSYNVHDGSLYCSMHFKLIFAPKVVCEEFTPRKPQLIISENQPIILPPDVARASDKPSLGLDELQQLNVRSKFKVFENGFKEHNNLVEHQDTAISHSKSIQSTLTKLHKLGIPYSEVQKLDDNNNSDNNNGTTDDESDVNLMCSKKDLKRETPVGLGEAMNDIRSKFEQGDLMEKEGRREERKQEIQNIRSRLFLGKQAKIKEMYKLAVAESELAVTSVGKTPDILVIKPTQEIKNRFENGEVFKDKIPSSEVRFGIHADADVFESGISKASRNIFMELDANIISGLSTDVQYTFPDKKYRANITKGQENTDVDVIKSDSKPEEVKVATEELSQKFKFFETYSPAENKKKIFRMTPPREGVVKLPTPDSDPNRTINTNLYNDNVLQTTKTMSIILNKFREMEEQKMSDEHKENTPKPLKCFTPPPEISHHFITSDTEDEDESDYEKNSESDEKGPEIGPSYSCNNDNALHEGWKLFLLTVTFFITNLLTLFIRE